Proteins encoded together in one Ammospiza nelsoni isolate bAmmNel1 chromosome Z, bAmmNel1.pri, whole genome shotgun sequence window:
- the IFT74 gene encoding intraflagellar transport protein 74 homolog isoform X1 encodes MASGNRPPTARSALRSGIGLTSSSRPASSSRTPSAGRVGTAMPPSTGRPGSRGGSLTPGGVLSSQIKVADRPVTQQGLSGIKTAVKGPQRQIMDKTYYLGVLRSKINELTTEINKLQEEVELYKQEKSVYLSYEKRAEALAGEIKDFQGQLADYNMVVDILNTSTDMAEVIRDYNMLKVQNDRDTQNIDKIFTERQATEKLIQAVEEDIEREKIVADDIMKDMSQENQAKYLEIKAANEKLSQELVVQQQELDALNVKEESLRAEIAHSAVKQEAVQLYEKLHELKEHRDRMIAEDKNMESPQEERERLLKQVKDDSQKIASMERQLAEVKEKIDYFKKVIQRLDTDLENHRGEENWKYKELKKREESMDNFLATFEDVKNQELERKAQIEANIVALLEHSSRNLNHMKQISSVTNQELKIMQEDLTFKSNEMQKSQSTAKNLITESQKLQLDLQKMELLEGKMVGELASLKDKIEQTKAELEIYNNLPALKASGEEKKKKLEDDKEKLTKRSRAFKKIMEHLNTEYETLKKELQENETHSQLTNLERKWQHHEQNNFMMKEFIAAKSQESDYQPIMKNSRKLVKEYNKALIEALQNTKN; translated from the exons ATGGCCAGCGGTAACAGACCTCCCACAGCTCGTTCTGCCTTAAGATCAGGAATAGGACTGACCTCTTCATCAAGGCCTGCCTCTTCATCAAGGACTCCGTCAGCAGGCAGAGTAGGAACAGCG aTGCCTCCTAGTACAGGAAGACCTGGTTCTCGTGGTGGTTCTTTGACTCCTGGAGGAGTCTTATCATCTCAGATTAAAGTTGCAGACCGCCCAGTGACTCAACAGGGATTAAGTGGAATAAAAACTGCAGTGAAAG GTCCTCAGAGACAGATAATGGATAAAACGTACTACCTTGGCGTGCTGAG aagtaaaataaatgaacTTACAACAGAAATTAACAAGCTGCAGGAAGAAGTAGAATTGTACAAGCAAGAGAAATCTGTCTATTTGTCCTATGAAAAACG GGCAGAGGCTTTAGCTGGTGAAATCAAAGATTTTCAAGGTCAACTAGCAGACTACAACATG GTTGTGGATATACTTAACACCAGTACAGATATGGCAGAAGTGATCCGTGATTACAATATG ttaaaggTTCAGAATGACCGAGACACTCAGAATATAGATaaaattttcacagaaagaCAAGC CACAGAAAAGTTAATTCAAGCTGTAGAAGAAGATATCGAGCGTGAAAAGATTGTGGCAGATGACATAATGAAAGACATGTCACAGGAAAATCAGGCTAAATATCTGGAGATAAAAGCTGCTAATGAGAAACTCTCCCAG GAATTGGTTGTTCAACAGCAGGAATTGGATGCACTAAATGTGAAGGAAGAGAGTCTAAGAGCT GAAATAGCACACTCTGCGGTGAAACAGGAAGCTGTGCAGTTGTATGAAAAGCTCCATGAGCTCAAGGAACATCGAGATCGAATGATTGCTGAGGATAAGAACATGGAGTCTCCAcaggaggaaagagagagatTACTAAAGCAG GTTAAAGATGATAGTCAAAAAATTGCAAGCATGGAAAGACA GTTGgcagaagtaaaagaaaaaatagattattttaaaaaggtcATTCAACGACTTGATACAGATCTGGAGAACCATCGAG GGGAAGAAAATTGGAAATACAAGGAGTTgaagaagagggaagagagCATGGACA ATTTTCTAGCGACTTTTGAAGATGTGAAGAATCAGGAATTGGAAAGAAAGGCCCAAATAGAAGCCAACATTGTTGCACTCCTGGAGCACTCAAGCAGG AATCTGAATCATATGAAACAAATTTCATCTGTTACCAATCAAGAGCTGAAGATTATGCAGGAAGACCTCACTTTcaaatcaaatgaaatgcagaaatcaCAGAGCACTGCTAAGAATCTGATTACAG AGAGTCAAAAACTGCAGCTGGACCTACAGAAGATGGAACTGTTGGAGGGCAAGATGGTTGGTGAACTAGCTTCTCTTAAGGACAAAATTGAACAGACAAAAGCAGAGTTGGAGATCTACAATAATTTGCCAGCTCTGAAAGCatcaggagaagaaaagaaaaag AAACTCGAGgatgacaaagaaaaattaacaaaacgAAGTCGtgcttttaagaaaataatggaGCATTTGAATACAGAGTATGAGACACTAAAGAAGGAGCTGCAAGAAAATGAGACCCATTCTCAG cttACAAATTTGGAGAGGAAGTGGCAGCACCATGAGCAAAATAACTTCATGATGAAGGAGT TCATAGCAGcaaaaagtcaggagagtgaCTACCAGCCAATAATGAAGAATTCAAGAAAGCTGGTCAAAGAATACAACAAAGCTCTCATAGAAGCTTTACAGAACACCAAGAACTGA
- the IFT74 gene encoding intraflagellar transport protein 74 homolog isoform X2, whose protein sequence is MPPSTGRPGSRGGSLTPGGVLSSQIKVADRPVTQQGLSGIKTAVKGPQRQIMDKTYYLGVLRSKINELTTEINKLQEEVELYKQEKSVYLSYEKRAEALAGEIKDFQGQLADYNMVVDILNTSTDMAEVIRDYNMLKVQNDRDTQNIDKIFTERQATEKLIQAVEEDIEREKIVADDIMKDMSQENQAKYLEIKAANEKLSQELVVQQQELDALNVKEESLRAEIAHSAVKQEAVQLYEKLHELKEHRDRMIAEDKNMESPQEERERLLKQVKDDSQKIASMERQLAEVKEKIDYFKKVIQRLDTDLENHRGEENWKYKELKKREESMDNFLATFEDVKNQELERKAQIEANIVALLEHSSRNLNHMKQISSVTNQELKIMQEDLTFKSNEMQKSQSTAKNLITESQKLQLDLQKMELLEGKMVGELASLKDKIEQTKAELEIYNNLPALKASGEEKKKKLEDDKEKLTKRSRAFKKIMEHLNTEYETLKKELQENETHSQLTNLERKWQHHEQNNFMMKEFIAAKSQESDYQPIMKNSRKLVKEYNKALIEALQNTKN, encoded by the exons aTGCCTCCTAGTACAGGAAGACCTGGTTCTCGTGGTGGTTCTTTGACTCCTGGAGGAGTCTTATCATCTCAGATTAAAGTTGCAGACCGCCCAGTGACTCAACAGGGATTAAGTGGAATAAAAACTGCAGTGAAAG GTCCTCAGAGACAGATAATGGATAAAACGTACTACCTTGGCGTGCTGAG aagtaaaataaatgaacTTACAACAGAAATTAACAAGCTGCAGGAAGAAGTAGAATTGTACAAGCAAGAGAAATCTGTCTATTTGTCCTATGAAAAACG GGCAGAGGCTTTAGCTGGTGAAATCAAAGATTTTCAAGGTCAACTAGCAGACTACAACATG GTTGTGGATATACTTAACACCAGTACAGATATGGCAGAAGTGATCCGTGATTACAATATG ttaaaggTTCAGAATGACCGAGACACTCAGAATATAGATaaaattttcacagaaagaCAAGC CACAGAAAAGTTAATTCAAGCTGTAGAAGAAGATATCGAGCGTGAAAAGATTGTGGCAGATGACATAATGAAAGACATGTCACAGGAAAATCAGGCTAAATATCTGGAGATAAAAGCTGCTAATGAGAAACTCTCCCAG GAATTGGTTGTTCAACAGCAGGAATTGGATGCACTAAATGTGAAGGAAGAGAGTCTAAGAGCT GAAATAGCACACTCTGCGGTGAAACAGGAAGCTGTGCAGTTGTATGAAAAGCTCCATGAGCTCAAGGAACATCGAGATCGAATGATTGCTGAGGATAAGAACATGGAGTCTCCAcaggaggaaagagagagatTACTAAAGCAG GTTAAAGATGATAGTCAAAAAATTGCAAGCATGGAAAGACA GTTGgcagaagtaaaagaaaaaatagattattttaaaaaggtcATTCAACGACTTGATACAGATCTGGAGAACCATCGAG GGGAAGAAAATTGGAAATACAAGGAGTTgaagaagagggaagagagCATGGACA ATTTTCTAGCGACTTTTGAAGATGTGAAGAATCAGGAATTGGAAAGAAAGGCCCAAATAGAAGCCAACATTGTTGCACTCCTGGAGCACTCAAGCAGG AATCTGAATCATATGAAACAAATTTCATCTGTTACCAATCAAGAGCTGAAGATTATGCAGGAAGACCTCACTTTcaaatcaaatgaaatgcagaaatcaCAGAGCACTGCTAAGAATCTGATTACAG AGAGTCAAAAACTGCAGCTGGACCTACAGAAGATGGAACTGTTGGAGGGCAAGATGGTTGGTGAACTAGCTTCTCTTAAGGACAAAATTGAACAGACAAAAGCAGAGTTGGAGATCTACAATAATTTGCCAGCTCTGAAAGCatcaggagaagaaaagaaaaag AAACTCGAGgatgacaaagaaaaattaacaaaacgAAGTCGtgcttttaagaaaataatggaGCATTTGAATACAGAGTATGAGACACTAAAGAAGGAGCTGCAAGAAAATGAGACCCATTCTCAG cttACAAATTTGGAGAGGAAGTGGCAGCACCATGAGCAAAATAACTTCATGATGAAGGAGT TCATAGCAGcaaaaagtcaggagagtgaCTACCAGCCAATAATGAAGAATTCAAGAAAGCTGGTCAAAGAATACAACAAAGCTCTCATAGAAGCTTTACAGAACACCAAGAACTGA
- the LRRC19 gene encoding leucine-rich repeat-containing protein 19, whose product MKLYWLVIWAGTLFLNPVTADCNITSQTVACEESAKNLFNISLNLFQNVTKLSLKKIKITLEDHDKEILGCFINLTELYLNENNITVLNNNSFYNLKNLITLDISNNCISTVHKAAFSGLHQLSVLNLSYNMIAQLDSDTFTSLESLRVLNLQYNFLKYFHIKSSFKLTKIALAGNPWICSCDLLDLQIWLTASNVTLENESNTTCTFPNMEKISIKMAAIQPADCIIENTPLENPVTSTPPVNLRSSALTALTPNNITGNNGTRAELPLVGKSWTFLAGVLGFVLGTTLLILTAVKCPAWYHYLISYRHRRLEENDSEMFEQEFSADMSPSSTSGTSSEEPIVIFEKVHACRDEEDGFIEDKYIDIYVNEER is encoded by the exons ATGAAACTCTATTGGCTTGTGATCTGGGCTGGAACATTGTTTTTGAATCCAGTCACTGCTGACTGCAACATTACATCCCAAACC GTTGCTTGTGAGGAGTCGGCAAAGAACCTCTTTAATATCTCCCTCAACCTTTTTCAAAATGTTACTAAATTAAGCCTCAAAAAGATCAAAATCACTTTAGAAGATCATGACAAAGAGATTCTTGGGTGTTTTATTAACCTCACTGAACTTTATCTGAATGAAAACAACATTACTGTACTGAACAATAACAGCTTCTACAATCTGAAAAATCTCATTACTCTGGATATTAGCAACAACTGTATTAGCACAGTTCataaagcagcattttcaggaTTACATCAACTCTCAGTGTTGAATCTATCCTATAACATGATTGCTCAACTGGATTCTGATACATTTACTTCTCTAGAAAGTCTGAGAGTTTTAAATCTACAGtataattttctgaaatattttcatataaaatcATCCTTTAAACTGACTAAAATTGCTTTAGCTGGAAACCCATGGATCTGCTCCTGTGACCTCCTTGACTTACAGATATGGCTAACTGCCTCCAATGTGACATTGG aaaatgaaagcaacaCCACATGTACATTCCCAAACATGGAAAAAATCTCCATCAAGATGGCAGCTATCCAACCAGCTGACTGCATAATTGAAAATACTCCTTTAGAAAACCCTGTAACTTCCACTCCTCCTGTTAATCTTAGAAGTAGTGCCTTAACAGCTCTGACTCCAAACAACATCACTGGAAACAATGGAACACGTGCAG agttaCCGCTTGTTGGCAAAAGCTGGACCTTCCTAGCAGGCGTCCTAGGGTTTGTCCTAGGCACCACACTCTTGATTCTCACTGCTGTAAAATGCCCGGCATGGTATCACTACTTGATCAGCTACCGTCACCGTCGTCTGGAAGAAAATGACTCAGAGATGTTTGAACAGGAGTTCTCAGCTGACATGAGTCCTTCTTCAACATCGGGCACAAGCAGTGAAGAACCCATTGTAATATTTGAGAAAGTTCATGCATGTAGAGATGAAGAAGATGGATTTATTGAGGATAAATACATAGATATTTATGTAAATGAGGAGCGTTAA